TCGTTTTCTCATTTAAGTCTTGTTTATATAGTCGTGAAACAGAACTATCTATGCCCAAGGTACACGATTCTATCTCTCTGACGGATTATGATGGACCTCGACGAACTCAAAAAATGGAGTGAGCGGTACGACGCGAATTACGACCCGGCCCTCAAAGAGATTGAGGAGACACTTACCACAGCCCTCGGAGAGCAGCACACCAGCTTGAGAAGGTAATGCAGTGGAAGGCAAATTGCATACTCAATCGTACGTATAATCGAAATCCTCAAACAGGATTCTGAACTCGTCACGTAACTCCTCTACATCATCTAACTCACGATTGTTGCCATACCACCACCGACGAATGAGATAGACTGGTCCAGCAACCAACCCACCTAGAGGGATAATAGAACCGAGAATATATTTCCATGTATCTGGACGCCAATCAGCTGTATACTCTGGCGCAACCTTTGAATCCATAAAAATCGCAATCGGTAACAATGGCCAGCAGATTAGCGCTCCAAATGCCATTAGGTCGTCTAGTACCCCTCCATTCAACGATCCTGAAATAAAAAATAGCAATATCCAATAACCGGTTGCAGCGACAATCGCCTTCCACCAGCGGGTTCTTGGAGGACTCTCAAACAAGATCCGATCAAGGCCTCGAATCCCCTCTTTACTGTTGTACCCCGTCTGCACCTTTTCCTTGTATTCCTGCAGTCGAGTTCTTTCTTCAGACAGCTCCGCGTACTGGCTCCGACCCGCTGAATCGGATGAAACAGCGGTAGGAGACTCTGCTAAATCAGAAGAAATTGATTCGGAGGAATACGACGAATCAAAAGATTGGTCACCAATTCTACTCTCTACAGAGATATACCGATCAACCAAATCATAGCTATCGGTGTTCTTAATCAGGGAAACAAGCGCATCACCATCGATCAATTTCAGATTATGGTCCCTCTCTTCCTGGCGTGCTTGCTTACTGAATGGGCCCGATGAAACTACAATCGCACCGTCCACGCCAGGACGGTGTTGAAGACTGACATACTCTCGAACATCAGGTCCTCCGAGAGTACCGCTATAGCACTTTGCTTGAATCAACCACTTCTGTGGAAACGGATCATCCCGTTCGGCAACGACATCTACACCACGATCGACTGACTGCTGTTTTACCTCAGCATGCCAGCCTTGCCGCTCCCAAAGATCTGCGATTAAGTGCTCGAAATCATAGTCGTCCATCCCTTGGAGCTGAGATTTCAGTTGTTCATCTGAAAGCGATTGAGAGGAAGCACCACCCATATCTCTGAGTGTTATCTTCACCCCTAATAACCAATTCGGGATATGTATCGGCTTTCAGACAATCCATCTTGATTGAGAGTCTGATAGAATCCAACGCACTACTATTGTGCAGCTCGTTCAGCGTCCGCGAGTCGAACTCAAAATAGAACTACTTAGGACGAGGCGTTCGTGTCTCAGAGGATTCGTTGGCAGCTTTCATACCAACGGTCACGCCATCTGCAATTACCTTATAGAGGATTCCCATCATTCCGGCATAAAACGCAAGAAAACTCGCAAGAGCGAGGAGTGCACCAATTAGTGAGAAAACAATGTTATCGATACCACCAATGGCAATCCCGATAAGGAGGCCAAGTCCAGTCGCAAGACCAATGACGAAGATATAGACAATCAAATCGAGACCATACCGTACCCCATCGATGACGTTGACTGTTGCCATAGCAGTAGTGTAGTTTGTTACCACCTCAATAGATTCTTTGGTCTTGTCAAACAGGATCTTGAGATCGATTTAGGCATGGAGCACTCAATGAGAATGAGAGGACCGAAAAATCCTCAGGAAAACTCCCGCTTGAGTGCTTCCTCTGCGATCTCGAGGTCCAATAGATCGGACCCATAGAACACAGACAACGACAGTTCCCGATCCGCAGCCGCATACTCCTCTTGCCAGAGTTCTGCCAGCCGAACGAAATCGGCCGCTTTCACTAACCGAATATCGATACCACCGACCTGTATCTCGAGCTTGTTCGCGTTCGTTCAGGCCGTCTCAGTAAAGTCGGGTGCAATAATCAGAAACCACTCAACAGTATGCTGCTGGCTCTTCGTATCGATGTAGTTCTTGATCTTGCTCTGAGTATCACTGTCCAGCTTAAATTCTCCCCGTCGTCGTTTGTTATCCCAGAGAAGCCACTTTCCTTCTGTTCGGTCTCGCTATCAGCAATGATCCCATTGGCATGTTGGCCCAGTAGCGACATCTATCTATTTCACATCACTACCGTACAATTATTTATAGGTCTGCCAAGATATCACACAGAGGCATGAAAACGATCACACGAGAAGAATCGGGTGTCTTCGAGTTCGGTCGAGACATGGAACCGGTCATCACTGTTGATCCAGGGGAGAGTTTCAAGATCGAGACATGGGATCCATTTAAGGGACAACTCTTTGAGCATAGACTCGGCGACTTTACTACCGAAGACATTCCGGTCATGAATTCGCCTCCGCCGGGATTCGACGCTAACCCCGTCAGCGGTCCTGTGTATGTCAACGGTGTCGAAAGTGGTGATACGATTGCAGTCCATGTCGAAGAGATCCGACCACAACGGGGATTCACGACGACGCTCGAGAACTTAGGAAATCTTCCTGGAAAAGAAGGATGGGACGATTGCAAAATAAATCGCGCTCATGAGATCGAACTTGAACCAGGACCAAGCGGAACGACTGCTGATGGCACTGCTCGGTTCGAGATTAATAACCACGATTGGGAGTGGGAACTTAATCCCCATATCGGGACAATAGTGACAGCGCCCGGACGCACCGTCCAAGAACCTCTCACGACACAGGGCCCTTGGGGAGGAAATATGGATGTTCGCGATCTTGCTCAAGGAAGTACGGTCTATCTCAACTCGTACAACGATGGGGGCTTACTCTTCGCTGGTGACGTGCATGCTTCGCAAAGTGATTCCGAATATACCGGCATTGCTGTTGAAACCTGGTCAGAGATCGTACTGAGCGTTGAAGTAGTCGATGAGGAAGTACCCGGAATTTTCCGAATTGAAGACGAAGACCATATTATCCACGTTGATTCTTCCCAGAACGCTGGTAATCCCTGGGCTGCTCTCGATAACTGCTTTATCGCGATGATGAACGAACTGGTGACTAATCACGGATTCAGCGAACGTGAGGCCTATATCCAGATGAGTGTCAACCCCGGTATTACAGCTCGAACCTACCAATTTATTCGCCCCAAATTCTTCACTGTTGGAGTGAAACTCAATAAAGAGATACTTGAGCAATTCTCAGAGTAATCGGCCTCAACTCACTTCAGAACATATTCTAGCCCGATGCAATCATTGAGTAACTACGACAGTACCCTCACAACCCAAGCTCTTCCCGGACATCGGCCTCAGTGAGAATCCCACTCTCAACGAAAAAGTCCTGCAGTCCAACACCCTGATACCCACCAGGACCAAGCCGAAACTCCGGATCTCGAAGCGAATTCTCAAGCAGTTCAATAACGGCGTTAGCCTCAAGCAACCGGACCTCCCGAATCGGTGTCCGGATCTTCAGGCCTCGGATTGCTTCGC
This genomic interval from Halalkalicoccus subterraneus contains the following:
- a CDS encoding restriction endonuclease; translated protein: MGGASSQSLSDEQLKSQLQGMDDYDFEHLIADLWERQGWHAEVKQQSVDRGVDVVAERDDPFPQKWLIQAKCYSGTLGGPDVREYVSLQHRPGVDGAIVVSSGPFSKQARQEERDHNLKLIDGDALVSLIKNTDSYDLVDRYISVESRIGDQSFDSSYSSESISSDLAESPTAVSSDSAGRSQYAELSEERTRLQEYKEKVQTGYNSKEGIRGLDRILFESPPRTRWWKAIVAATGYWILLFFISGSLNGGVLDDLMAFGALICWPLLPIAIFMDSKVAPEYTADWRPDTWKYILGSIIPLGGLVAGPVYLIRRWWYGNNRELDDVEELRDEFRILFEDFDYTYD
- a CDS encoding acetamidase/formamidase family protein, with amino-acid sequence MKTITREESGVFEFGRDMEPVITVDPGESFKIETWDPFKGQLFEHRLGDFTTEDIPVMNSPPPGFDANPVSGPVYVNGVESGDTIAVHVEEIRPQRGFTTTLENLGNLPGKEGWDDCKINRAHEIELEPGPSGTTADGTARFEINNHDWEWELNPHIGTIVTAPGRTVQEPLTTQGPWGGNMDVRDLAQGSTVYLNSYNDGGLLFAGDVHASQSDSEYTGIAVETWSEIVLSVEVVDEEVPGIFRIEDEDHIIHVDSSQNAGNPWAALDNCFIAMMNELVTNHGFSEREAYIQMSVNPGITARTYQFIRPKFFTVGVKLNKEILEQFSE